Proteins encoded within one genomic window of Empedobacter falsenii:
- a CDS encoding SusC/RagA family TonB-linked outer membrane protein, with translation MKKFYFKLSRQSFAVLLGLFCAAPLLAQTGKTVTGTVKELQVPLVGVMVKEEGTDNSTFTDSNGNYSLTLQHDDAKLIFEQLDFPIREEEVLNRSVINVRFTKDEEGIQLKDVVINAGYYSVKDKERTGSIARVTAKEIENQPVNNVLSAIQGRMAGVSIVQNSGNAGGGYDIQIRGRNSLRREGNEPLYIVDGVPFGSGNITSVGLSSGILPYGESNPLNFLNPKEIESIEILKDADATAIYGSRGANGVVLITTKKGKSGKLNIAYNSDYTVGKVMNRLRLMNTSDYLAMRRKAFENDGIKTYPANAYDINGSWDENSSTNWFNELVGYISSKNNNQLSINAASDQFQFLMSMGHFEATTVYPEPFRLKKTTALISLNYTSPNQRFSIGYKGNLSRSVNKLPSTDLFSSVISLAPNAPNLYNEQGELNWQNNTFVNPLASLRGYYTSNGDMMNHAILNSIQLIEGLSLVNNIGIYYSQSIENRVSPSTIYNPNYNYGSERSNVLRYDQKVMSYNIEPRLEYNKSINQHHFTNLVGLTFQHRQTNGLGISASNFLSNSLLNDLSSASVKTISAQPIIDYTYQSVYGRFGYNYQSKYFINLTGRRDGSSRFGQNFKYGNFGAIGAAWIFSKENFLNESSWLSFGKIRGSYGITGNDLIGDYQYLDTYITKARTYDQVTGLEPNSLYNPNFSWEKNKKLEFALDLSFFRDRIGFSLAWYRNVSGNQLVGIPLPGTTGFSSIQSNLPAKVENKGIEIELSAKPLQNAIQWKTALNLSFPQNKLVSFPDLEGSTYANTYVIGEPITIKKLYEWTGIDPITGLHTFKDFNQDGKINTEDKQVIKNVGVKWFGGWSNQVQYKKVGLDVLFQFVKQNSINYIAQSFIPGSLTNQPIEFLDTYSPNNPSAKYQRYSTGSQTLASQAYNNFKQSDQSVSDGSYIRLKNISISYQFKIANTSSLKLFLNGQNLWTLTNYFGADPEFVLSGYLPPLKEYTLGLQLNF, from the coding sequence ATGAAAAAATTTTACTTCAAACTCAGTAGGCAGTCATTTGCTGTATTATTGGGATTGTTTTGTGCAGCACCATTGCTGGCACAAACAGGAAAAACCGTGACTGGAACGGTAAAAGAACTTCAAGTCCCGCTGGTGGGCGTAATGGTAAAAGAGGAGGGAACCGATAATTCCACTTTTACCGATAGTAATGGAAACTACTCGTTGACTTTACAACATGATGATGCTAAACTAATTTTTGAGCAATTGGATTTCCCTATTCGAGAAGAAGAAGTATTGAATAGAAGCGTGATAAATGTACGTTTCACAAAAGACGAGGAGGGGATTCAGCTGAAAGATGTGGTGATAAATGCAGGGTATTACTCCGTAAAAGACAAAGAACGAACGGGTTCTATAGCACGTGTTACAGCAAAAGAAATAGAGAATCAGCCTGTGAATAATGTACTTTCTGCCATACAAGGACGTATGGCTGGAGTGAGTATTGTACAAAACTCTGGAAATGCAGGTGGAGGTTATGACATTCAAATACGTGGACGAAATAGTCTAAGACGAGAAGGGAACGAACCACTTTATATTGTAGATGGTGTACCTTTTGGAAGTGGAAATATAACAAGTGTAGGGCTGTCGTCTGGTATTCTACCTTATGGGGAATCTAATCCTCTTAATTTTCTGAATCCAAAAGAAATAGAAAGTATAGAAATCTTAAAAGATGCCGATGCTACTGCTATTTATGGCTCGCGTGGAGCCAATGGAGTAGTACTGATAACAACTAAAAAAGGAAAAAGTGGAAAACTAAATATTGCGTATAATTCAGATTACACAGTTGGTAAAGTAATGAATCGATTAAGATTAATGAATACGTCTGATTATTTAGCAATGAGAAGAAAAGCATTTGAAAACGATGGAATTAAAACTTATCCAGCCAATGCCTATGATATAAATGGAAGTTGGGATGAAAATTCGTCAACCAATTGGTTCAACGAATTAGTAGGGTATATTTCTTCTAAAAACAATAACCAATTAAGTATAAACGCAGCCTCAGATCAATTTCAATTTTTAATGAGTATGGGACATTTTGAAGCAACTACTGTTTATCCAGAACCATTTCGATTAAAAAAGACTACTGCTTTAATAAGTTTAAATTACACTTCTCCTAATCAACGATTTTCTATTGGATATAAAGGTAATTTAAGTCGATCTGTCAATAAATTACCTTCTACCGATTTGTTTTCAAGTGTTATAAGCCTAGCCCCGAATGCTCCAAATTTATACAATGAACAAGGTGAACTGAATTGGCAAAACAATACGTTTGTAAATCCATTAGCTTCACTCAGAGGTTATTATACTAGTAATGGTGATATGATGAATCATGCTATTTTGAATTCAATTCAATTAATTGAAGGATTAAGTTTAGTGAATAATATAGGGATTTATTATAGTCAATCAATAGAAAATCGGGTAAGTCCATCTACGATATACAACCCAAATTATAATTATGGGAGTGAACGATCTAACGTATTACGATACGATCAGAAAGTTATGTCGTATAACATAGAACCACGATTAGAGTACAATAAAAGTATAAATCAACACCACTTTACAAATCTTGTTGGATTAACATTTCAACACAGACAAACAAATGGATTAGGAATTTCGGCTTCTAATTTTTTGAGTAACTCATTGTTAAACGATTTATCTTCTGCTAGTGTAAAAACAATTAGTGCACAACCTATCATAGATTACACCTATCAATCTGTTTACGGTAGATTTGGATATAACTACCAATCCAAATACTTTATAAACTTAACTGGTCGTCGTGATGGATCAAGTCGTTTTGGACAAAATTTTAAATATGGGAATTTTGGTGCAATTGGAGCAGCATGGATTTTTTCAAAAGAAAACTTTCTCAACGAATCATCTTGGTTAAGTTTCGGAAAAATAAGAGGTAGTTATGGGATTACAGGTAATGATTTGATTGGTGATTATCAATACTTGGATACCTATATTACAAAGGCAAGAACGTACGATCAGGTTACAGGTTTAGAACCAAATAGTTTGTACAATCCTAATTTTAGTTGGGAAAAAAATAAGAAATTAGAATTCGCTCTTGACTTATCTTTTTTTAGGGATAGAATAGGATTTTCGCTTGCATGGTATAGAAATGTATCTGGAAATCAATTGGTCGGAATCCCTTTACCAGGAACAACAGGTTTTTCATCCATTCAATCTAATTTACCTGCAAAAGTAGAGAACAAAGGAATTGAAATTGAACTTTCAGCAAAACCATTGCAAAACGCTATTCAATGGAAAACAGCCTTGAATCTATCATTTCCACAAAATAAATTAGTGTCATTTCCCGATTTAGAAGGTTCTACTTATGCCAATACTTATGTTATTGGTGAACCCATTACAATTAAAAAATTATACGAATGGACAGGTATAGATCCAATAACTGGATTACATACATTCAAAGATTTTAATCAAGACGGAAAAATAAATACTGAAGATAAGCAGGTTATTAAAAATGTGGGTGTAAAATGGTTTGGAGGATGGTCAAATCAAGTGCAATATAAAAAAGTTGGACTTGATGTACTGTTTCAATTCGTGAAACAAAATAGTATCAATTATATCGCTCAGAGTTTCATTCCAGGAAGTTTAACCAATCAACCGATTGAATTTCTAGATACTTATTCACCGAATAATCCATCAGCCAAGTATCAAAGATACAGTACTGGAAGCCAAACGCTCGCTTCGCAAGCCTATAATAATTTTAAACAAAGTGATCAATCGGTAAGTGATGGTTCTTATATCCGTTTAAAGAATATTTCCATTTCCTATCAATTTAAAATTGCAAACACTTCTTCTCTAAAATTGTTTCTCAACGGACAAAATTTATGGACGCTAACCAATTATTTTGGTGCTGATCCCGAATTTGTTTTATCAGGGTATTTGCCACCTCTGAAAGAATATACACTTGGATTACAATTAAACTTTTAA
- a CDS encoding RagB/SusD family nutrient uptake outer membrane protein, producing the protein MKSIFIHLKQGLIALILLTSCDNFLDLDTPNTQLVSTEVFEDKKTTDAALLNIYASLRDNGLLTGNNSGMTYLLGLYTDELDLYSINLLGQKEFYEHTLSTRNELVLTSWNTSYNQIYRLNALIEGVEKSTLLENQYKQTVLAEAYTMRGMLHMYLTQLFGEIPYITTTDYLQNKLVHKTPEKEIYERIERDYLTAEELFLKGTKNTSKTRLNLTSLKTLKAKYYAQTKQWEKAKQHANDVIQTNGITLEQDLNKEFLKISSSVIWHFSPHLATGNSLEADVFMLNALPPAFVSLKPTFVNSFEKGDQRKEIWIKKLNNNQGTWYQPYKYKAPNASSTMNVENSVVLRLAELYLIRAEANFQLSNFRETENDLNLIRKRANLPMLSNLSQHELEQAILDEYKHELFTEYGHRFFDLKRWNRLNELQNSIPTWKPFMEKLPLPEKEILLNNNLKPQNDGY; encoded by the coding sequence ATGAAATCAATTTTTATACACTTAAAACAAGGATTAATCGCTTTAATTCTTTTGACAAGTTGCGATAACTTCTTAGATCTTGATACACCAAATACACAACTTGTAAGCACAGAAGTATTTGAAGATAAAAAAACGACAGATGCTGCATTGTTAAATATCTATGCAAGCTTAAGAGATAACGGATTATTAACTGGTAATAATTCTGGTATGACGTATTTATTGGGGTTATACACAGATGAACTCGACTTATATTCCATCAATTTACTTGGTCAAAAAGAGTTTTATGAACACACGCTATCCACTCGAAATGAATTGGTGTTGACTAGCTGGAACACAAGTTATAATCAAATATATCGATTAAATGCATTGATAGAGGGGGTAGAAAAAAGTACATTATTAGAAAATCAATACAAACAAACAGTATTAGCAGAAGCCTATACAATGCGTGGAATGTTGCACATGTATTTGACTCAATTGTTTGGCGAAATCCCATACATCACAACGACAGATTATTTGCAAAATAAACTTGTTCATAAAACACCAGAAAAGGAAATCTATGAAAGAATAGAGCGAGATTATTTAACAGCAGAAGAATTGTTTTTGAAAGGAACGAAAAACACATCTAAAACACGGTTAAATCTTACATCGTTAAAAACTTTAAAAGCTAAATACTATGCACAAACCAAACAATGGGAAAAAGCCAAACAGCATGCAAATGATGTTATTCAGACTAATGGAATTACACTAGAACAAGACCTTAATAAAGAGTTTTTAAAAATAAGTTCGTCTGTTATTTGGCATTTTTCGCCTCATTTAGCAACTGGAAATTCATTAGAAGCAGATGTTTTTATGTTAAATGCTCTACCACCAGCTTTTGTAAGTTTAAAACCCACTTTCGTCAACTCTTTCGAGAAGGGAGATCAAAGAAAAGAAATTTGGATAAAGAAATTAAATAACAATCAGGGTACTTGGTATCAACCATACAAATACAAAGCGCCCAATGCTTCGTCAACAATGAATGTAGAGAATAGTGTTGTGCTTCGTTTGGCTGAATTGTATTTGATACGTGCAGAAGCTAATTTTCAGCTTTCCAATTTTAGAGAAACTGAAAATGATTTAAACCTCATTCGTAAAAGAGCCAATTTACCTATGCTTTCCAATTTATCTCAACATGAATTAGAGCAAGCTATTTTAGATGAATATAAACATGAACTATTTACAGAATATGGACATCGTTTTTTTGATTTGAAACGATGGAATCGATTAAATGAATTACAAAATAGTATACCAACTTGGAAACCATTTATGGAAAAATTGCCTTTACCAGAAAAGGAGATTTTATTGAATAATAATTTAAAACCCCAAAATGATGGCTATTAG
- a CDS encoding alpha/beta hydrolase family protein, which yields METYFNQFYTVEFVDANNENILFTKNKNHELPVYYLKNNKKTDEIRLGRIMNYHWLSDKYFLYDEKNEGLVLYNIQSQNKKTIPHYKKMIETSNKQFFVAKKEANTLYINTINNGELENEIKFIDVIDYKWENDKLVIEKTNHTIDVYELNKNINLLFQIDGVKYQSLRWNEFNQYDYIKQEGEDLFYVKSNGTKVKLLHDLNKSINLKIINEDNNLLILENTFQSDYTLKKSEEVEIWDTSDDQIIIQKPKSQKELIFVRLNDGHINHKIALSDVNYEFLGTQYLLLFDKNRYRSYRHLRDHVDVKLMDLETMNQKLIVEDFDDYNRNKLILSDHNKFIYFKENNWWIYDVLEDKKKSLTTSIKAGFSVDDYFKNEAFQPAKFYDNSRVFLTAKEGIWEYNLHTKKLKQLIESTKQTGTFTFLITRNKAKNQVDEIIYLQSLNENNQYKIYKCCDRFNEIYNTSQDVKKVSLKNKNLYVIEQGYLKSPRIVQIDEKNKATIRVEAVNSIVQKRRFQEIKSIINGKSVKAILYYPFDYDTTKYYPMIVHIYQKQSHLVNDFQLPEVSSANGFNTDFYTSQGYFVLLPDIIVDLDQPGESALQCTVEATNQALKEANIDRDKIGLIGHSYGGFEVNYIVNRTNMFKAAVSGSGVSDIVNWYFSMDWNKSKTQFWRFEDEFFKMSSMFYDSKENYLKQSPLLQLENLHTPVLIWTGKEDYHVNWEQSVSMYLAMRLLKKEGKLLLYPNEKHVIMNPSKAKDLNQRIIKWFDFYLKNTEIE from the coding sequence TTGGAAACTTATTTTAATCAATTTTATACCGTTGAATTTGTAGATGCAAACAATGAAAATATATTATTTACTAAAAATAAAAACCATGAATTGCCTGTCTATTACTTGAAAAATAATAAAAAAACAGATGAAATACGACTTGGAAGAATAATGAACTATCATTGGTTGAGTGATAAGTATTTTTTATATGATGAAAAAAATGAAGGTCTTGTACTATATAACATCCAAAGTCAAAATAAAAAAACAATTCCGCATTATAAGAAAATGATTGAAACTTCTAATAAGCAATTTTTTGTAGCGAAAAAAGAAGCTAATACGCTTTACATTAATACAATAAATAATGGAGAATTAGAAAATGAAATAAAGTTTATTGATGTAATAGATTACAAATGGGAAAATGATAAATTAGTAATTGAAAAAACGAATCATACCATTGATGTGTATGAATTGAATAAAAATATTAATCTTCTTTTTCAAATAGATGGTGTTAAGTACCAGTCATTAAGATGGAATGAATTCAATCAATATGACTACATTAAACAAGAAGGAGAAGATTTATTTTATGTAAAAAGTAATGGGACAAAGGTTAAATTACTTCATGACTTAAATAAGAGTATAAATCTTAAGATTATTAATGAAGACAATAATTTACTCATTTTAGAAAATACATTTCAATCTGATTATACCCTAAAAAAATCAGAAGAAGTAGAAATTTGGGATACCTCTGATGATCAAATTATTATTCAAAAACCGAAGAGTCAAAAAGAATTGATCTTTGTGAGATTGAATGATGGTCATATTAATCATAAAATAGCTCTATCAGATGTCAATTACGAATTTTTAGGAACGCAATATCTACTTTTATTCGACAAGAATAGATACAGAAGTTATCGCCATTTACGGGATCATGTTGATGTTAAGTTAATGGATCTAGAAACAATGAATCAAAAGTTAATAGTTGAAGATTTTGACGATTACAACAGAAATAAATTAATACTTTCTGATCATAATAAATTTATCTATTTCAAAGAAAATAATTGGTGGATATATGATGTATTAGAAGACAAAAAGAAAAGTTTGACCACTTCAATAAAAGCTGGTTTCTCCGTTGATGATTATTTTAAAAATGAAGCTTTTCAGCCAGCTAAATTTTATGATAATTCACGTGTTTTTTTAACAGCTAAAGAAGGGATATGGGAATATAATCTTCATACAAAAAAGCTGAAACAATTAATTGAATCTACAAAACAAACGGGTACTTTTACGTTTTTAATAACTAGAAATAAAGCTAAAAATCAAGTAGATGAAATCATTTATTTACAATCTTTAAACGAAAATAATCAGTACAAAATTTATAAATGTTGTGATCGATTTAATGAAATTTATAACACATCGCAAGATGTTAAGAAAGTTTCGTTAAAAAATAAGAATTTGTATGTAATAGAGCAAGGTTATTTAAAATCTCCTCGTATTGTTCAAATAGATGAGAAGAATAAAGCAACCATTCGGGTTGAAGCAGTTAATTCAATTGTTCAAAAACGTCGTTTTCAAGAAATAAAATCTATTATAAATGGGAAATCAGTAAAAGCAATATTGTATTATCCGTTTGATTATGATACAACCAAATATTATCCGATGATTGTCCATATCTACCAAAAACAATCACATTTAGTGAATGATTTTCAATTGCCAGAAGTAAGCTCAGCTAATGGTTTTAATACTGATTTTTATACATCACAAGGCTATTTTGTTTTACTACCAGATATAATAGTCGATTTAGATCAACCAGGCGAATCAGCACTACAATGTACAGTTGAGGCAACCAATCAAGCATTAAAAGAAGCGAATATTGATAGAGATAAAATAGGATTAATAGGCCATTCTTATGGTGGTTTTGAGGTAAATTATATCGTAAATCGTACGAATATGTTTAAAGCCGCTGTTAGTGGCTCAGGTGTTTCTGATATTGTAAATTGGTACTTTTCGATGGATTGGAATAAATCAAAAACACAATTTTGGAGATTTGAGGATGAGTTTTTTAAAATGAGTTCAATGTTTTATGATTCTAAAGAAAATTATTTAAAACAGTCTCCTTTACTTCAATTAGAAAACCTACATACACCTGTATTAATATGGACTGGAAAAGAAGATTATCATGTAAATTGGGAACAAAGTGTTAGCATGTATTTGGCAATGAGACTTTTAAAAAAAGAAGGAAAGTTGTTATTGTACCCGAATGAAAAGCATGTGATTATGAATCCATCAAAGGCAAAAGATTTAAATCAGAGAATTATAAAGTGGTTTGATTTTTATTTAAAAAACACTGAAATAGAATGA
- a CDS encoding DUF6520 family protein, with amino-acid sequence MKNLKQIILPAVIVLMGTGAAFATNQAKKAGWNPGDPIYRIDQEQPCTLVEDFECSNVIGNLCTYQPGVHLYGMDEISGTACNVQLFEKTN; translated from the coding sequence ATGAAAAATTTAAAGCAAATTATTTTACCAGCTGTCATTGTATTAATGGGGACTGGTGCTGCTTTCGCTACAAATCAGGCGAAGAAAGCTGGATGGAATCCTGGAGATCCGATTTATCGTATCGATCAAGAACAGCCATGTACATTGGTTGAAGATTTTGAATGTAGCAATGTTATAGGTAATTTATGTACTTACCAGCCAGGTGTACATCTTTACGGAATGGATGAAATTTCGGGAACAGCTTGTAATGTTCAATTATTTGAAAAAACAAATTAA
- a CDS encoding DoxX family protein has translation MRKIAPFLRTLICYLFIVLFIYAAVSKLMDFENFQIQLAQSPLLSAYAGFISYAVIIVEILIVLLLCIKRTQQIGLYASYGLMLAFTVYIYLIINYSDFVPCSCGGILEKLGWTEHLIFNLVFVGLAVIAIYMGRTAIYQKTKRKLFVTFFAISIVSIGSVILLFLTSEHIIKQENNFTRRYLQHPIIEEKAIDLGANSYYFTGYENNTLYLGNYTAPLVLTSVDTNTDQIVSKKIDLDYKDHPFKSIMMRVKNGSFYLYDGTVPVIYKGKLTNLHAETISLNDAFFNQLVVIDSIKFAIRTQSSTTNTQILGKLNLNKQPKIELISTILEKQIDGVFDTDGLLVSDSYTNDLVYTYYYRNQFIVMDQALHIKHKLNTIDTTYQAKIEVSHLSDGKNKMSAPPLLVNKKMVAHRHLLFNISKLMGKFESQKQWKQVDVIDVYRTDRRHYIGSFTVQHREENKLSDFLVTDSHFYALIGNELIVYKLKPAITDQFKTGKAENL, from the coding sequence ATGAGAAAAATTGCACCGTTTCTAAGAACTCTCATCTGCTACCTGTTTATTGTTTTGTTTATTTATGCAGCTGTGAGTAAACTGATGGATTTTGAGAATTTTCAAATTCAATTGGCACAATCACCATTACTAAGTGCATACGCAGGATTTATTTCTTACGCCGTAATTATTGTGGAAATTCTAATTGTATTATTGCTTTGTATCAAGCGAACACAACAAATTGGGTTGTATGCTTCTTATGGTTTAATGCTTGCGTTCACTGTTTATATCTATCTGATTATTAATTACAGTGATTTTGTCCCATGTTCTTGTGGCGGAATTCTAGAAAAACTTGGATGGACAGAACATTTGATTTTCAATCTAGTATTTGTTGGATTAGCTGTAATTGCCATTTACATGGGTAGAACAGCTATTTATCAAAAAACTAAACGAAAACTATTTGTTACTTTCTTTGCTATTTCGATTGTTTCAATTGGAAGTGTCATTCTTTTATTTCTTACATCTGAACACATTATCAAACAAGAAAATAATTTTACCAGAAGGTATTTACAACATCCAATTATCGAAGAAAAAGCGATTGATCTAGGCGCTAATTCCTATTATTTTACAGGATATGAAAATAATACGTTGTATTTAGGAAATTATACTGCTCCACTTGTTTTAACGAGTGTTGATACCAATACAGATCAAATCGTTTCCAAAAAGATTGATTTGGACTATAAAGATCATCCTTTTAAATCCATTATGATGCGTGTCAAAAATGGTAGCTTTTATTTGTACGACGGAACAGTTCCTGTTATTTACAAAGGAAAATTAACCAATTTACATGCAGAAACCATCAGTTTAAATGATGCTTTTTTCAATCAATTGGTTGTGATTGATTCTATCAAATTTGCTATTCGTACTCAAAGTAGCACAACTAATACGCAGATTTTAGGAAAGCTGAATTTAAACAAACAGCCAAAAATAGAATTGATTTCAACTATACTCGAAAAACAAATTGATGGTGTTTTTGATACAGATGGTTTATTAGTTTCTGATTCATATACAAATGATTTGGTTTATACTTATTACTACCGCAATCAATTTATTGTTATGGATCAAGCGTTACACATCAAACACAAATTAAATACGATTGATACTACTTATCAAGCAAAGATTGAAGTAAGCCATCTATCGGATGGAAAAAATAAAATGAGCGCTCCTCCACTTTTAGTGAATAAAAAAATGGTTGCACATCGACATCTCTTGTTTAATATCTCTAAGCTAATGGGGAAATTTGAATCCCAAAAACAGTGGAAACAAGTGGATGTAATTGATGTGTACCGAACAGATCGCAGACATTATATCGGAAGTTTTACTGTACAACATCGCGAAGAAAACAAACTTTCTGATTTTTTAGTGACTGATTCTCATTTTTATGCACTAATTGGAAATGAATTGATTGTTTATAAACTAAAGCCGGCTATAACCGATCAATTTAAAACAGGAAAAGCCGAAAACCTGTAA
- a CDS encoding helix-turn-helix domain-containing protein, whose amino-acid sequence MANQVDSLASKDNAYLIEKLDELIHEKTHPNAMLYVQAYIRNAKKQNDKLNLFYAYKEGVFFSSHLNTQVEYADSAIITARKLKNKDLIATALLSKGLAYYKAKYYREALQNYLYADQELSHSKDQYLMHKVTFNMAMIKIKLHQYNQAEELLLKCKAFFQTKPENKDYQAYLLNTIYQLACLHQEVGNKAKAKEFNQLGLNKSKLENNEFYQRYFTINKAIDEFLNDQFETAIQLLSTKEDILIKTNDFNTLTKIYYYKAKAFDKLNNQQHKIIYFNKIDSIFNEYNFLEIKYRPIYENILDEALEASDTNRQLYVINQLLKMDELNYKLDAEMIQVVYKEYDTVQLLKLKEKILNKSQKLYYVLAACFTGIIILTVGIVKTRNKNKHLIEKYNLFIEESAQSSYTERRLSIKDEEDLNKEAFESLLLKFEKFERDREFLNPNITVVSLAKSFSTNTTYLSKCVNQYKGINFPSYINRLRIKFITDLLQEQPQYLNYSVGALGEIAGYMNPRQFSNVFYSETGLRPLDFIKIQKQKNKESI is encoded by the coding sequence ATGGCTAATCAAGTTGATTCCTTAGCCTCAAAAGATAATGCCTATTTAATAGAAAAATTGGATGAATTAATACATGAAAAGACTCATCCAAATGCGATGCTATATGTGCAAGCCTATATTAGAAATGCTAAAAAACAAAACGATAAGCTAAATTTGTTTTACGCCTATAAAGAAGGAGTCTTTTTTTCAAGTCATTTAAACACGCAAGTAGAATATGCAGATAGTGCGATAATTACTGCCAGGAAATTAAAAAATAAAGATTTAATAGCAACAGCTTTATTATCAAAAGGGTTAGCCTATTACAAAGCAAAATATTATAGAGAGGCGTTACAAAATTACTTATATGCAGATCAGGAGTTAAGCCATTCAAAAGATCAGTACCTAATGCATAAAGTAACGTTTAATATGGCGATGATTAAAATAAAATTACATCAATATAACCAAGCAGAAGAATTGTTGCTTAAATGTAAAGCCTTTTTCCAAACAAAACCAGAAAACAAAGACTACCAAGCGTATCTATTAAATACAATATATCAATTAGCATGTCTCCATCAAGAAGTTGGTAACAAAGCAAAAGCGAAAGAATTTAATCAATTAGGATTAAATAAAAGCAAACTTGAAAATAACGAATTTTATCAAAGATACTTTACGATTAATAAAGCAATTGATGAGTTTTTAAATGATCAATTTGAGACAGCAATTCAATTATTATCGACTAAAGAAGATATTTTAATAAAAACGAATGATTTTAATACACTAACCAAAATCTATTACTACAAAGCAAAGGCATTTGATAAATTGAATAATCAACAACATAAAATAATATATTTTAATAAAATAGACAGTATTTTCAATGAATACAACTTCTTAGAAATTAAATACAGACCGATATACGAAAACATTTTAGATGAGGCATTAGAAGCTTCTGATACGAACAGGCAACTATATGTAATCAATCAATTACTAAAAATGGATGAGTTAAATTATAAGCTAGATGCAGAAATGATACAAGTTGTGTACAAAGAATACGATACAGTGCAATTGCTCAAATTAAAGGAAAAAATATTGAATAAATCTCAAAAATTATATTACGTATTGGCAGCGTGTTTTACTGGAATAATAATATTGACAGTAGGAATTGTAAAAACTAGAAATAAAAATAAACATTTAATCGAAAAGTACAATCTGTTTATTGAAGAATCTGCTCAATCAAGTTACACAGAACGGAGACTATCGATTAAAGATGAAGAGGATTTGAACAAAGAAGCATTTGAAAGTTTATTATTAAAATTTGAAAAATTTGAGCGGGACAGAGAATTTTTAAACCCTAATATAACAGTAGTAAGTTTGGCAAAATCATTTTCAACAAACACCACTTATTTATCAAAATGTGTCAATCAGTACAAAGGAATTAATTTTCCTTCTTACATCAATCGGTTGAGAATAAAATTTATTACTGATTTATTACAAGAACAGCCACAATACCTTAATTATAGTGTAGGAGCATTAGGAGAAATAGCAGGTTATATGAATCCAAGACAATTTTCAAATGTTTTTTACAGTGAAACGGGCTTGCGTCCCTTAGATTTTATTAAAATTCAAAAACAAAAAAATAAAGAAAGCATATAA
- a CDS encoding DUF5675 family protein → MTTIVVERMYYPNGTNGSLFINDKFVCYTIELPWKENKPRNSCIPEGCYTIKKRSSPKFGEHFLITNVPNRSMILIHPANHAKTELQGCIAPVTKLTGEGRGELSRKAFTNFKALVNDKLDRDQKVILMIKSKQHDNY, encoded by the coding sequence ATGACGACAATTGTAGTAGAACGCATGTATTATCCAAATGGCACAAATGGAAGCCTATTCATAAATGATAAGTTTGTATGCTATACCATCGAATTGCCATGGAAAGAGAACAAACCACGTAATTCATGTATACCAGAAGGATGTTACACAATCAAAAAGAGAAGTTCACCAAAATTTGGAGAACATTTTCTGATTACAAACGTGCCCAATCGTTCAATGATTTTAATTCATCCTGCCAATCATGCAAAAACTGAATTACAAGGATGTATAGCTCCAGTAACCAAATTAACAGGTGAAGGGAGAGGAGAGTTATCAAGAAAAGCATTTACAAATTTTAAAGCATTAGTAAATGATAAACTTGATCGTGATCAAAAAGTGATTTTAATGATTAAAAGTAAACAACATGACAATTATTAA